TTTGGAACACCCGTGAACTCATACCATTGAGCGTTGTAATAGTCGTGGAAACCGTCCGGCAGGGTTGACCATACCATCTGGGGCATAGCGTCTGCGAGTTGCTGGAAAGAGATTTGACCGGCCCTTTGCCCGGCCCCTTCCGCAATAGATGAACTCACAGAACCTTCCCAGTTTCTGGCCTACGGCCCTGGTTGCGTGCGGCCGCCAAATATAACGTAGATCAGCTTCGGCCGGGATAACAAACGGCTCGGCCAATTGATCCCGCACGCTTGCTTATACCGTCGGCGCTCGACGACAGCTACGGGGTAAGCCGTCCCAAAAGCATGAAGTTGGCGAAGCGGCTTGAACGAGCCACTGCCCGCCTCCCCGCTTGCTTTCCCCGCGCCGTTCCATATGTTCCCCCCGCCCGTCATCGGCGGGCGTCAGCGCAGGGAGAGACCGGCTTCGGGCCGGCGCCGAAGGAGCAACCGCCCCGGAAACTCTCAGGCAGCAGGACCGGCGCCGGCCAAACTCTGGAAAGTGGCGCCCATGGGCGTCCGCCGACGGGATAGCGATCTCAGGCGCAAGCGACAGAGGGGGCACGAAAGCGGTGGCGACACCGCCATGGAGTGCCCGATGCCGACCGACGACCCGACCCCCGATCAGCGCCCGCGCGAGCGTTCGCGGATAGACGCCAGCCTGCCGATCAGCGTCGCCGACCTGTTCACCATCGGCATCGGCCCGTCCAGTTCGCACACCGTTGGCCCGATGCGCGCCGCCCACGCCTTCATGGCGGAGGTCGCCGCGACGGGCCGGGCGCCGGCCGGGCTGCGCGTCGAGCTGTTCGGATCGCTGGCGCTGACCGGCCATGGCCATGCCACCGACAGCGCGATCCTGCTCGGGCTGGCCGGCGAGAAACCCGAGACGGTCGATCCCGCCGCGATCCCCGCCCTGCTGGCCGCGATCCGCGCGAACGGGAGGATCGAGACGATCAGCGGGCCGGTGCCGTTCGACGAAGCGCGCGACCTGATCTTCCGCAAGGGCGAATTCCTGGAGGGCCATTCCAACGCGATCCGCTTCGCCGCCGAACTGGCCGGCGGCGGGCGGATCGAGCGCGAATATCATTCGATCGGCGGCGGCGCGATCGTCGCGGTGGGCGCGGCACCGGGCCTGCGCGGCCATAATATCGTGCAGCGCCACCCCTTCTCCTCCGCCGCCGAGATGCTGTCGGTGGGCGAGGAGACCGGCCTGTCGATCGCCGCGATCGTCGCCCGCAACGAGGAGGCATGGCGCCCGCGCGCGGAGACCGAGGCGCTGCTCGACCGGATCGCGGCGGCGATGATGGGATCGATCGACCGGGGCATGGGCGAGGAGGGGCTGCTGCCCGGCGGACTGAAGGTAAAGCGCCGCGCCCGGGCGATCCACGCCAAGCTGCGCACCCAGCCGCCCGAGCAGCAATATGCGCGGGTGTTCGAATGGGTGAGCCTGTTCGCGCTGGCGGTGAACGAGGAGAATGCCGCCGGCGGCCGGGTCGTCACCGCGCCCACCAATGGCGCGGCCGGGGTGATACCGGCGGTGATCCGCTATTATCTGGATTTCATCCCCGGCGCCGATGCCGGGGGGGTGCGCGGCTTCCTGCTCACCGCATCGGCGATCGGCTTCCTCTACAAGAAGCGCGCCTCGATCTCGGCTGCCGAGATGGGCTGCCAGGGCGAGGTGGGCGTCGCCTGCTCGATGGCGGCGGCGGGATTGGCGGCGGTGCTGGGCGGCAGCAACGCCCAGATCGAGAATGCCGCCGAGATCGGCATGGAGCATAATCTGGGGCTGACCTGCGATCCGATCGGCGGGCTCGTCCAGATCCCCTGCATCGAGCGCAACACGATGGGCGCGGTGAAGGCGATCAACGCCGCCTATCTGGCGCTGCAGGGCGATGGCCGCCATGTCGTCAGCCTGGACGCGGTGATCGAGACGATGCGCCAGACCGGCGAGGACATGCAGAGCCGCTACAAGGAGACCAGCCTGGGCGGGCTGGCCGTCAATGTGGTGGAGTGCTGAGCGGCATACACTGGCACAAAACAGAGTTCCCGCCGACGCCGCTTTGACCGCAGCATCGCAGCATGGCCGCCACCCAGGCGCGGCCCCGGAGGGAGACGATGCTCGTGGCGGACAGCCAATTCGATTATCTGGGCGTATCGCCCGAACTGCGCGCCGACCTGACCGCATTGTGCACCGAATATGTCTGGCGGCTGGACAACGGCCATGCCGCCCGGGTGCCCGAACTGTTCACCGAGGACGGCGCCTGGACCGGCCCCTGGGGGGTGATGCGGGGCCGGGCTGAGCTGGAGAAGGCGTGGACCGCGCGGGCGCAGCGCGATGTCCGCACCCGGCACATGCTGACCAATTTGCGGTTCGTGCGCCACGCGGAGGACCGCGCCTCCGGCCAGGTGAGCCAGATCGTGTTCGTCGCAAATGGCGATGCGCCCTTCCCCACCGATCCGAACATCATCGCCGAGAATATCGACGACTATCGGCGCGGCGGCGACGGGATATGGCGGCTGGAGAACCGCCGCATCGCGATGCTGGCGGACAAGACCCAGCCATGAGCGGGGCGGCGCTGGCGGAGGGCCATGTCGCCGTCGTGACCGGCGGCGGATCGGGGATCGGCCGGGCGCTGGCGATCCGGCTGGCGCAGCTCGGCATGCGGATCGCGGTGGTCGACCTCAAGCGCGAGGCGGCGGAGGCGACGGTCGCGGCGCTCCCCCATCCCGCGCGGGGCCGGGCCTTTGCCGCCGACGTCGCCGATGCGGGGGCGATGCGGCGCTGCGCGGAGGCGGTGAGCGCCGCGTTCGGCCCGGTGAACCTGCTGTGCAACAATGCCGGCATCCTGCGCGCGGGCACCGCCTGGACGACATCCGAAAGCGACTGGGCGCTGACGCTGGGCATCAATGTGCGCGGCGTGGTGAACGGGCTGGCGGCGTTCGTGCCCGGCATGATCGATGCGGGGAAGCCCGCCCGCATCCTCAACACCGCCTCGATCGGCGGCCTCTGCCCCGCGCCCGGCGTGGCGAGCTACATCGCGTCGAAATATGCCGTCGTCGGACTGACCGAGACGCTGCGCGACGAGCTGGCGGCCGGCGGGCACGACCATATCGGCGTGAGCCTGCTCTGCCCCGGCGGCGTCGCGACCGACATATGGCAGGGCGCGAACGATGCCGGGCGGCCCAGCGACCGGCTGGCGCGCGACGTGCTGCAGGCGATGTCCGCCCCCCGGCCCGACCAGGCGAGCGCCGAAGGCATCGCCGGGCTGGCCGTCGAGGCGATGCTGGCCGGGCGCTTCTGGATCGTCGCGGCGCAGCCATCGCTGCACGGGCGGATCGCCGAACGGCATCGGGCGATCAGCGAGGCGATCGGACGGGACAGCCCCGGCCTCTACGGCTGAAACGCGACAGGGGGACGCGGTCGCCCGCGCCCCCCCTCTTCGTCCGATTCCGATCGATCAGAGACCGACGATGCCGCCGTCATTCTTGGTGATGACGATCGTCGCCGAGCGCGGACGCGCGGTTGAGGAGCCGCCACCCTGGGTCGCCGGCCAGCTGCTCTGGAGCGTGGTCAGGTTCCCGTCCTCGCCCGGATGCTGGATGTTGACGAACAGGGTGCGGCCGTCGGGGGTCGAATCCACGCCGGTCAGCTCGCAGCCCTTGGGGCCGACCAGGAAGCGCTTGAGCGTCGCCTGGGTCGCCGCCTTGCCGGGATAGGTGAGCTGGTTGCGGGTGGTGCCGTCGGCGCCGGTGTTGGTGATGACCTTGGCCGCTCCATCGCCGACCCGGCCGGGGATGGCGACCAGCATCTGGTTGTTGGTCCGGTCGGTGAAGGCGCCGTCGTCGGTCTGGATCCACAGGAGCGGATTGACCAGGCCCGAGGCGTTCTGGGGCCGGGCGAACCAGAGGCCGTCCGGGCTGGAGAAGTCGTTGCTGGCATCGAGGCCCGAGATGTTGACGTTGTTCGCATCGGCCTCGGCCGAGTCCGCGCCGAACAGGTAGATGTCCCAGTTGAAGCTGGTCGCTTCCGAACTGTCGCCGGTTTCCTTCAGACGGATGATATGGCCGTTGGGGTTGCCGCGCTGCGCAACGCCCGCGCGCGGATCATTATAGTGGCGCGGGTTGGCGGCGTCGGTGCCGGCCAGCGGACGCACCGTGGCATTGTTGTTGGTGAGGGTGAGATAGACCTCGCCGGTCACCGGGTTGACGGCGGTCCATTCGGGCCGGTCCATCTTCGTCGCGCCCAGCACGTCACCGGCGAGGCGGGCGTTGACCAGCACATCGGCCTGATCGGCGAAGGGATAGCTGGGGTTCGAGGCGGTCAGCCCGCCCTGGCCGAAGACCAGCGGCAGCCAGGTGCCGGTGCCGTCCGCCGCGAAGCGCGCGACATAGAGCGTGCCGGCATCGAGATATTTGTCGCCGATCGCCAGCCGGTCGGTGGCGTTGGCGTCGGCCGCGACCCAGGGCTGGGCCGAGACGAACTTGTAGAGATATTCGCCGCGCGCATCGTCGCCCATGTAGAAGGCCGGCTTGCGGCCGGCGACGACGTTCGACGGCCAGCAGCCCTCATGGCCGAAGCGGCCGAGCGCGGTGCGCTTGCGCGGCGCCTTGGTCGGGTCATAGGGATCGAGCTCGACAACCCAGCCGAACTGGTTCGGTTCGTTGCGGAAGTCGGCCGCCGCCGAGGCCCCCGTCGCGCTGGCGTTCCAGCGGGCATAGACGGTGCTGGCCGCATCGGCGGGAACGACCGTCGACCAGCCATAGCTGCCGCTCGCGCCCTCAGGGATGCCATAGCGGTTGAGCGAGACGACATCCTTCGCGGTGGCGCCGCCGCGCACCGCATTGTCGCCCGCCGCGCGGCGGAAATAGCCGGCCCAATTCTCCTCGCAGGTCAGATAGGTGCCCCAGAAGGAGAAACCGTTGGCGCAGTTGTTGACGGTGCCGCGGCCATCGGTGCCGGCGGTCGAGAAGCGGGTGGAGAGCAACGCGTTGCCGCGCGCCGGGCCGGTGAAGCTCACCGGGGTCAGCGGGGTGGTGCGGCGGTTCAGCGTCGAGCCCTGGACATAGTTCCAGCCGGCGGTGCTGCGCGTCACCTCGATCACGCTGACCCCGTGGCACTCCATTTCCTTGAGCACTTCGGCCTCGGGGCGGATGCCGCCGGTCGAGGTCGGGCCGTTGGCGTGGAGATAGACCTGGGTGATGTTCTCATGGTTCATCACCAGCAGGCCGCGCGCGCTGTTGTTGTCGTCGCGCGCGTTACCGGTGGCGGCGAGGCCGTAATAATAAAGCGCGTCATGATGATCGCCCGCGCGCTTCGAGAAGCCGGTGTCGGTGCCGTTATTGGCGAAGGCCGGGGTGGCGGCGTCGATCGGGTCGCCGAGCCGGTAGAGGATCGACACGGTGTAGCCGTCGGGCACCTTGACCAGATCGTCGAAGCCCTTGGGGACGGCGGTGAAGCCGAGCACCGCCGGGGTGACGGTGATGGTGGTCTGCGCGGTCGCCGCCTTGCCCTTGCTGTCGGTCGCCTTGTACTCGAACACCAGCGGGGTCGATGCCGACACCGCCGGGGCGATGAAGCTGGCATTGTTGGTGTTGGCGTTCTGCAGGGTGACGGCGGGCCCCGACACCTGGGTCCAGCCGACGCTCACCTCCTGCTTGTCGGTGGCGGTGCCGGTGAGGGTGACGAGGCGGCCCGCGCTGACCGTGGCATTGGCGCCCGCGGTGACGACCGGCGCCTCATTGTCGCTGCCGCAGGCCGAGACCAGCATGCCGCCCATCGTCGCGGCGGCAATCGCCGAGACGCCGCCGAACAGCGTCTGGCGGCGCGAGTAGCGCTCGGCGACGATGCTTTCGAGTGTGGGATTGTCGGTCGGGTTACAGTCGACGACACCATCGGTGTAGCCGTGGTTGGCGGTCTCGGTCATGGCGTGAGTCCCCTTGGTTCGGAAGGGGACTGGCTAGCGGCGCCGTGCGAAGGATTTGTGCCGCCAAGCTTACGCATCGATGAAGATGACGTGACCGCGATGTGACGCCGCTCAAAGAAAATCTATTTGGTAGAGAAAGCCACAGGCGGTCGACTTTGCCTTCATATTCCCCGATGCCGGTGACGCACATCAGGGGCTCGATCGATGCACAGCACCGCCGCGACGGACCATGGCATTCCCTTTCGCGACGCGCTGCATGTGTGGACGCGAATAGCGCTGCTCAGCTTCGGCGGGCCGGCCGGGCAGATCGCGGTGATGCACCGCATCCTCGTCGACGAGAAGAAATGGATCGGCGAGGAGCGTTTCCTCCATGCGCTCAATTTCTGCATGCTGCTGCCCGGGCCCGAGGCGCAGCAGCTGGCCATCTATATCGGCTGGCTGTTGCACCGGGTGAAAGGCGGGCTGGTCGCCGGCCTGTTGTTCGTGCTGCCGGGAATGATCGCGATCATGGCGCTGTCCTGGCTCTATGTGCTGGTCGGGCAGGCGGCGCCGGTCGCCGCGCTGTTCTTCGGGCTGAAGGCGGCGGTGGTGGCGATCGTGTTCCAGGCGGTGGTGCGGATCGGCGCGCGGGCGCTGGGCCATCCGGCGAAGATCGCCATCGCCGCCGCCGCCTTCCTGGCGCTGTTCCTGCTGCGCGTCCCCTTCCCGATGGTCATCCTCACGGCGGGGCTGATCGGCTGGTTCGCCGGCCGTGCCGGCCTCCCCGCCTTCGCGGGCGGCGGCCATGGCCATGCCAAGCCGGGATCGCTGCGCGACGAGGACAGCGCGCTCGGCACCGAGATACCCGATCATGCCCGACGCCGCTGGCGGAGCATGGCGCTGGTGCCGCTGGCGCTGCTCGCCGCCTGGCTGCTGCCGGTCGCGCTGGTGGTGGCGCTGGCGCCCGCCGACAGCGCCTTCGCGACGATCGCCACCTTCTTTTCGAAGCTGGCGATGCTCACCTTCGGCGGGGCCTATGCGGTGCTCGCCTGGGTCAGCCAGGCCGCGGTCGACCAGTATCACTGGCTGAGCCCCGCCGAGATGCTCGATGGCCTCGGCCTCGCCGAAAGCACGCCGGGGCCGCTGATCATGGTCACCCAATATGTCGGCTTCCTCGGCGCCTACCGCCATCCAGACGGGCTGCCGCCGCTGCTGGCCGGAACGCTCGGCGGGCTGCTGACGACCTGGGTGACTTTCGTCCCCTGCTTCCTGTGGATCTTCGCGGGCGCGCCCTTCGTCGAGCGGCTGCGCAGCAACCGCGCGCTCGCCGCCGCGCTCGCCGCGATCACCGCCGCCGTGGTCGGCGTGATACTGAACCTCGCTTTGTGGTTCGCGCTCCATTACTGGTTCGGCGCGCTCGACGAGGCGACGGCCGGGCCGATCCGCCTGCCGCTGCCCGACATCGCCACGATCGACTGGGCGGCGCTGCTGCTCTCTGCCGCCGCGCTGATCGCCATATTCCGTTTCCGGCTCGGCATCTTCACGCTGCTCGGCGGATGCGCGCTGGCCGGCCTGCTGATCCGCCTCGTCTGAGCAATGTCGTTCCGGATGGGCAACAATGCTGCCCTGCCGGAACAATGATGCTATAGGCGCCTGATGGTCCGCCAGGGGGGCAGCGCTGGATGAAGCTGATGGGGACGCGCCGGACGGCGCCGTTACGGTTTGCGTTGTTTGCGTTCCCTTTGACAACTGCCGCACCCGCCTGGGCCCAGCCTGCCGAAGAGGCCGAACGGCTGGGCGAAATCGTCGTCACCGCGCAGAAGCGCAGCGAAAATCTCCAGACGGTGCCGATCGCGATCACCGCCATCCCGGCCGAGCGGCTGGAGCGGCAGGCCGTCACCAACACCGCCGATCTCGCCCGCTATGTGCCGGGCCTGCTGATCGGCAAGAGCCTGTTCGCGGGACAGACCTATTTCCGGGGAATCGGCCAGGGCATCACCATCCCCGGCGCCGAATCGCCGATCGCCACCTATATCGACGGCATCTATCTGGCGGCGCCCTCGCTCGCGGTGTTCGACCTGAACAATGTCGAGCAGGTGGCGGTGCTGAAAGGGCCGCAATCGACCCTGTTCGGCCGCAACGCCACCGGCGGGCTGATCCAGATCACCACCCGCGCACCCAGCGACACGCCCGCCGCGCGCGCCGAGATCGGCTATGGCCGCTTCGCGACGCTGACCGGCAAGGCGCTGCTTTCCGGCCCGGTGGCGCCCGATCTGGCGGCAAGCCTGTCCTTCACCGGCAAGCATCGCGCGCACGGGCCGGTGTTCAACCGCTTCACCGGCCGGCACCTGCTCGACGAGAAGAGCTGGTCGCTCCAGAATCGCTGGCGCTGGACGCCCGGCGCGCTGACCGCCGACCTCAACCTGATTCATGGCGACTATCGCAACCTGCCGGGATCGGTGGCGGGCATCTTCCCCGGCCATCTCGCGCAAGACGGCGCCACCCGCTATCTGGGCTACCGTACCGTTTCCAACCGGGTCGACGGGCCCAATGCCACGCGCAGTTCGATCGCGTCACTCAAGACGGGCTATGTGCTCGACGGGGTGACGGTCAGCAACCAGATCGCCTACGCCCATTTCCGGGGCAAGTCGGTGATCGACCAGAGCGGCACGGCGGGGCGGCCCAATCCCAACAACGTCGCCGCCTTCCTGCCCGACGCGATCGGCACCAGCCGGACCTGGACCGACGAGCTGCAGCTCCAGACGCCCACCGATCGCTGGCTGCAGGCGACGGCGGGCGCCTTCTACCTGCACAATGTCTCGCTCGCCCGCGCCACCAACCGCTTCGACGAGACCTTCTTCTCCTCCTACCGCATCCGGCTGGAGACCGAATCGATCTCCGCCTTCGGCCAGATCACCGCCGCGATCGCCGATCCGACGCGGATCACGCTGGGCCTGCGCTACACCAGCGACCGGCGCGCGATCAGCGGCACCACGGTTCCGGCGACCGTTCCCAATCCGGCGATCCCGACCCACAAGACCTGGTCGCGCCCGACCTGGCGGGCGGCAATCGACCATCGCTTCACCCCCGAAGTGATGGCCTATGCATCCTGGACGCGCGGCTTCCGCAGCGGCTCCTTCACCACCACCGCGCTCAACATCCCGCCGGCCGCGCCCGAGACGGTGGACGCCTATGAGGCCGGGGTGAAGAGCGAGCTGTGGGACCGGCGCATCCGCTTCAACCTGACCGGCTTCGTCTATGACTATCGCGACATCCAGCTGCGCGCGCTGCGCGGCACCGTGGTAGACATATTCAATGCCGCCCGCGCGCGCATCCATGGCGGCGAGGCTGAGGTGGAGGCGGCGCTGGGCGGCGGGCTGCGGTTGACCGGCGGGGTCCAGCTGCTCGACGCCACCTATCGCGATTTCCCCAATGGCGTCGCCAACGTCCCCTCACCGCTGCCGGTCGTGCCCGCCGGCTGCACCGGGCCGCGCAGCCCGGTCAATGGCGGGGTCGTCCGGCTGATCTGCGACCTGAGCGGCAACCGCATGGTCAAGTCGCCAAAATTCTCCGCCAATGCCGCGATCGACTATGAACGCAGCTTCGGCTGGGGGACGATCCTGCTGTCGATCGCCGACAGCTACAGCAGCGGCTATTATTTCGAGCCCGACAACCGCCTGCGCCAGCC
The sequence above is drawn from the Rhizorhabdus dicambivorans genome and encodes:
- a CDS encoding TonB-dependent receptor, which codes for MTTAAPAWAQPAEEAERLGEIVVTAQKRSENLQTVPIAITAIPAERLERQAVTNTADLARYVPGLLIGKSLFAGQTYFRGIGQGITIPGAESPIATYIDGIYLAAPSLAVFDLNNVEQVAVLKGPQSTLFGRNATGGLIQITTRAPSDTPAARAEIGYGRFATLTGKALLSGPVAPDLAASLSFTGKHRAHGPVFNRFTGRHLLDEKSWSLQNRWRWTPGALTADLNLIHGDYRNLPGSVAGIFPGHLAQDGATRYLGYRTVSNRVDGPNATRSSIASLKTGYVLDGVTVSNQIAYAHFRGKSVIDQSGTAGRPNPNNVAAFLPDAIGTSRTWTDELQLQTPTDRWLQATAGAFYLHNVSLARATNRFDETFFSSYRIRLETESISAFGQITAAIADPTRITLGLRYTSDRRAISGTTVPATVPNPAIPTHKTWSRPTWRAAIDHRFTPEVMAYASWTRGFRSGSFTTTALNIPPAAPETVDAYEAGVKSELWDRRIRFNLTGFVYDYRDIQLRALRGTVVDIFNAARARIHGGEAEVEAALGGGLRLTGGVQLLDATYRDFPNGVANVPSPLPVVPAGCTGPRSPVNGGVVRLICDLSGNRMVKSPKFSANAAIDYERSFGWGTILLSIADSYSSGYYFEPDNRLRQPAYHWVDASIRWRSPDRRWSASLWGTNLANERVYDSALTGIGSYIYRPGSPVSYGVTMGVALF
- a CDS encoding PhoX family protein; this translates as MTETANHGYTDGVVDCNPTDNPTLESIVAERYSRRQTLFGGVSAIAAATMGGMLVSACGSDNEAPVVTAGANATVSAGRLVTLTGTATDKQEVSVGWTQVSGPAVTLQNANTNNASFIAPAVSASTPLVFEYKATDSKGKAATAQTTITVTPAVLGFTAVPKGFDDLVKVPDGYTVSILYRLGDPIDAATPAFANNGTDTGFSKRAGDHHDALYYYGLAATGNARDDNNSARGLLVMNHENITQVYLHANGPTSTGGIRPEAEVLKEMECHGVSVIEVTRSTAGWNYVQGSTLNRRTTPLTPVSFTGPARGNALLSTRFSTAGTDGRGTVNNCANGFSFWGTYLTCEENWAGYFRRAAGDNAVRGGATAKDVVSLNRYGIPEGASGSYGWSTVVPADAASTVYARWNASATGASAAADFRNEPNQFGWVVELDPYDPTKAPRKRTALGRFGHEGCWPSNVVAGRKPAFYMGDDARGEYLYKFVSAQPWVAADANATDRLAIGDKYLDAGTLYVARFAADGTGTWLPLVFGQGGLTASNPSYPFADQADVLVNARLAGDVLGATKMDRPEWTAVNPVTGEVYLTLTNNNATVRPLAGTDAANPRHYNDPRAGVAQRGNPNGHIIRLKETGDSSEATSFNWDIYLFGADSAEADANNVNISGLDASNDFSSPDGLWFARPQNASGLVNPLLWIQTDDGAFTDRTNNQMLVAIPGRVGDGAAKVITNTGADGTTRNQLTYPGKAATQATLKRFLVGPKGCELTGVDSTPDGRTLFVNIQHPGEDGNLTTLQSSWPATQGGGSSTARPRSATIVITKNDGGIVGL
- a CDS encoding nuclear transport factor 2 family protein is translated as MAATQARPRRETMLVADSQFDYLGVSPELRADLTALCTEYVWRLDNGHAARVPELFTEDGAWTGPWGVMRGRAELEKAWTARAQRDVRTRHMLTNLRFVRHAEDRASGQVSQIVFVANGDAPFPTDPNIIAENIDDYRRGGDGIWRLENRRIAMLADKTQP
- a CDS encoding SDR family NAD(P)-dependent oxidoreductase, producing MSGAALAEGHVAVVTGGGSGIGRALAIRLAQLGMRIAVVDLKREAAEATVAALPHPARGRAFAADVADAGAMRRCAEAVSAAFGPVNLLCNNAGILRAGTAWTTSESDWALTLGINVRGVVNGLAAFVPGMIDAGKPARILNTASIGGLCPAPGVASYIASKYAVVGLTETLRDELAAGGHDHIGVSLLCPGGVATDIWQGANDAGRPSDRLARDVLQAMSAPRPDQASAEGIAGLAVEAMLAGRFWIVAAQPSLHGRIAERHRAISEAIGRDSPGLYG
- a CDS encoding L-serine ammonia-lyase; the encoded protein is MPTDDPTPDQRPRERSRIDASLPISVADLFTIGIGPSSSHTVGPMRAAHAFMAEVAATGRAPAGLRVELFGSLALTGHGHATDSAILLGLAGEKPETVDPAAIPALLAAIRANGRIETISGPVPFDEARDLIFRKGEFLEGHSNAIRFAAELAGGGRIEREYHSIGGGAIVAVGAAPGLRGHNIVQRHPFSSAAEMLSVGEETGLSIAAIVARNEEAWRPRAETEALLDRIAAAMMGSIDRGMGEEGLLPGGLKVKRRARAIHAKLRTQPPEQQYARVFEWVSLFALAVNEENAAGGRVVTAPTNGAAGVIPAVIRYYLDFIPGADAGGVRGFLLTASAIGFLYKKRASISAAEMGCQGEVGVACSMAAAGLAAVLGGSNAQIENAAEIGMEHNLGLTCDPIGGLVQIPCIERNTMGAVKAINAAYLALQGDGRHVVSLDAVIETMRQTGEDMQSRYKETSLGGLAVNVVEC
- the chrA gene encoding chromate efflux transporter, with amino-acid sequence MHSTAATDHGIPFRDALHVWTRIALLSFGGPAGQIAVMHRILVDEKKWIGEERFLHALNFCMLLPGPEAQQLAIYIGWLLHRVKGGLVAGLLFVLPGMIAIMALSWLYVLVGQAAPVAALFFGLKAAVVAIVFQAVVRIGARALGHPAKIAIAAAAFLALFLLRVPFPMVILTAGLIGWFAGRAGLPAFAGGGHGHAKPGSLRDEDSALGTEIPDHARRRWRSMALVPLALLAAWLLPVALVVALAPADSAFATIATFFSKLAMLTFGGAYAVLAWVSQAAVDQYHWLSPAEMLDGLGLAESTPGPLIMVTQYVGFLGAYRHPDGLPPLLAGTLGGLLTTWVTFVPCFLWIFAGAPFVERLRSNRALAAALAAITAAVVGVILNLALWFALHYWFGALDEATAGPIRLPLPDIATIDWAALLLSAAALIAIFRFRLGIFTLLGGCALAGLLIRLV